The proteins below are encoded in one region of Streptomyces roseirectus:
- the lpdA gene encoding dihydrolipoyl dehydrogenase, whose protein sequence is MANDASTVFDLVILGGGSGGYAAALRGAQLGLDVALIEKDKVGGTCLHRGCIPTKALLHAGEVADQARESEQFGVKATFEGIDIAGVHKYKDDVISGLYKGLQGLVASRKVTYIEGEGRLSSPTSVDVNGQRIQGRHVLLATGSVPKSLPGLEIDGNRIISSDHALVLDRVPQSAIILGGGVIGVEFASAWKSFGADVTVIEGLKHLVPVEDENSSKLLERAFRKRGIKFNLGTFFSKAEYTADGVKVTLADGKEFEAEVLLVAVGRGPVSAGLGYEEQGVAMDRGYVLVDEYMRTNVPTISAVGDLVPTLQLAHVGFAEGILVAERLAGLKAVPIDYDGVPRVTYCHPEVASVGITEAKAKEIYGADKVVALKYSLAGNGKSKILKTAGEIKLVQVKDGAVVGVHMVGDRMGEQVGEAQLIYNWEALPAEVAQLIHAHPTQNEALGEAHLALAGKPLHAHD, encoded by the coding sequence GTGGCGAACGACGCCAGCACCGTTTTCGACCTAGTGATCCTCGGCGGTGGTAGCGGTGGTTACGCCGCGGCCCTGCGCGGGGCGCAGCTGGGTCTGGACGTCGCCCTGATCGAGAAGGACAAGGTCGGCGGCACCTGCCTGCACCGGGGTTGCATCCCCACCAAGGCCCTGCTGCACGCGGGCGAAGTCGCGGACCAGGCTCGGGAGAGCGAGCAGTTCGGTGTCAAGGCCACCTTCGAGGGCATCGACATCGCGGGCGTCCACAAGTACAAGGACGACGTCATCTCGGGCCTGTACAAGGGCCTCCAGGGTCTCGTCGCCTCCCGCAAGGTGACGTACATCGAGGGTGAGGGGCGTCTGTCGTCGCCGACCTCGGTGGACGTCAACGGCCAGCGCATCCAGGGCCGTCACGTCCTGCTGGCGACCGGCTCCGTGCCGAAGTCGCTGCCGGGCCTGGAGATCGACGGCAACCGGATCATCTCCTCGGACCACGCCCTCGTCCTGGACCGCGTCCCGCAGTCCGCGATCATCCTGGGCGGCGGCGTCATCGGCGTCGAGTTCGCCTCCGCGTGGAAGTCCTTCGGCGCCGACGTCACGGTCATCGAGGGCCTGAAGCACCTCGTCCCCGTCGAGGACGAGAACTCCTCCAAGCTCCTTGAGCGCGCGTTCCGCAAGCGCGGCATCAAGTTCAACCTGGGCACCTTCTTCTCGAAGGCCGAGTACACCGCCGACGGCGTCAAGGTCACTCTGGCCGACGGCAAGGAGTTCGAGGCCGAGGTCCTGCTGGTCGCGGTGGGCCGCGGGCCCGTCTCCGCCGGTCTCGGCTACGAGGAGCAGGGCGTCGCGATGGACCGCGGCTACGTCCTGGTCGACGAGTACATGCGCACCAACGTTCCGACCATCTCCGCCGTCGGCGACCTCGTCCCGACGCTCCAGCTCGCGCACGTCGGCTTCGCCGAGGGCATCCTGGTGGCGGAGCGGCTGGCCGGCCTCAAGGCCGTCCCGATCGACTACGACGGTGTCCCGCGGGTGACGTACTGCCACCCCGAGGTCGCCTCCGTGGGCATCACCGAGGCCAAGGCCAAGGAGATCTACGGTGCGGACAAGGTCGTCGCCCTGAAGTACAGCCTGGCGGGCAACGGAAAGAGCAAGATCCTGAAGACCGCGGGCGAGATCAAGCTCGTCCAGGTCAAGGACGGTGCCGTGGTCGGCGTCCACATGGTCGGCGACCGCATGGGCGAGCAGGTCGGCGAGGCCCAGCTGATCTACAACTGGGAGGCGCTGCCGGCCGAGGTCGCCCAGCTCATCCACGCCCACCCGACCCAGAACGAAGCGCTCGGCGAGGCCCACCTGGCCCTGGCCGGCAAGCCGCTTCACGCGCACGACTGA
- a CDS encoding leucyl aminopeptidase, which translates to MTALTLSTAAAPGLRADAIVIGVAKGAKGPVVAPGAEAVDQSYDGKLAAVLETLGASGAEGEITKLPAPAGFKAPLVVAVGLGAEPAKDAAYDAEALRRAAGSAARALAGTKKAAFALPLGDAGDVGAVAEGVLLGAYSFDTYKGNGAGKGKGGKAPLGEAALLGGKPRDAVQKAALARAVAVSEELNRARDLINMPPNDLDPAAFAALVVDAGKEHGLKVEVLDEKALTKGGYGGILGVGGGSAAAPRLVKLSYSHPKAGKNLAFVGKGITYDSGGISLKPAGHNETMKCDMSGAAAVFAAVVSAARLELEVNITGWLALAENMPSGTAVRPGDVLRMFSGKTVEVLNTDAEGRLVLADALWAASLEKPDAIVDVATLTGAMMLALGNRTFGVMANDDAFRSAIYDAAEEVGEPAWPMPLPEHLRKGMDSPTADIANMGERMGGGLVAGLFLQEFVGEGITWAHLDIAGPAFNDGGPFGYTPKGGTGSAVRTLVRLAELTASGDLG; encoded by the coding sequence GTGACTGCTCTCACTCTCAGCACCGCCGCGGCGCCCGGCCTCCGGGCCGACGCGATCGTGATCGGTGTCGCCAAGGGCGCGAAGGGCCCGGTCGTCGCGCCGGGCGCGGAAGCCGTGGACCAGTCCTACGACGGCAAGCTCGCCGCCGTCCTGGAGACCCTTGGCGCGTCCGGCGCCGAGGGGGAGATCACGAAGCTGCCGGCGCCGGCCGGCTTCAAGGCACCGCTCGTCGTCGCGGTGGGCCTGGGCGCCGAGCCCGCGAAGGACGCCGCGTACGACGCGGAGGCGCTGCGCCGGGCCGCGGGGTCGGCCGCGCGGGCGCTGGCCGGGACCAAGAAGGCCGCGTTCGCGCTGCCGCTCGGGGACGCCGGGGACGTCGGGGCGGTCGCGGAGGGCGTGCTGCTCGGGGCGTACTCCTTCGACACGTACAAGGGCAACGGCGCGGGCAAGGGCAAGGGCGGCAAGGCGCCGCTCGGCGAGGCCGCGCTGCTCGGGGGCAAGCCCCGGGACGCCGTCCAGAAGGCGGCGCTGGCCCGTGCCGTCGCCGTGTCCGAGGAGCTGAACCGGGCGCGTGACCTGATCAACATGCCGCCGAACGACCTCGACCCGGCCGCGTTCGCCGCGCTCGTCGTCGACGCGGGCAAGGAGCACGGCCTCAAGGTCGAGGTCCTGGACGAGAAGGCGCTCACGAAGGGCGGGTACGGCGGGATCCTCGGCGTCGGCGGGGGGTCCGCGGCGGCGCCCCGGCTGGTCAAGCTGTCGTACAGCCACCCGAAGGCGGGCAAGAACCTCGCGTTCGTCGGCAAGGGGATCACGTACGACTCCGGTGGTATCTCGCTGAAGCCCGCCGGGCACAACGAGACGATGAAGTGCGACATGAGCGGGGCCGCCGCCGTGTTCGCCGCGGTCGTCTCCGCCGCGCGGCTCGAGCTGGAGGTGAACATCACCGGGTGGCTGGCGCTCGCCGAGAACATGCCGTCCGGGACGGCGGTGCGGCCCGGTGACGTGCTGCGGATGTTCAGCGGGAAGACCGTCGAGGTGCTGAACACGGACGCGGAGGGCCGGCTCGTCCTCGCGGACGCGCTGTGGGCGGCGTCGCTGGAGAAGCCGGACGCGATCGTGGACGTCGCGACGCTGACCGGGGCGATGATGCTGGCGCTGGGGAACCGGACGTTCGGGGTCATGGCCAACGACGACGCGTTCCGCTCCGCGATCTACGACGCCGCCGAGGAGGTCGGGGAGCCGGCGTGGCCCATGCCGCTGCCGGAGCACCTGCGCAAGGGGATGGACTCGCCGACCGCCGACATCGCCAACATGGGTGAGCGGATGGGTGGCGGGCTCGTCGCCGGGCTCTTCCTCCAGGAGTTCGTCGGCGAGGGCATCACCTGGGCGCACCTCGACATCGCCGGGCCGGCCTTCAACGACGGTGGGCCGTTCGGGTACACGCCCAAGGGGGGGACGGGGTCTGCGGTGCGGACGCTGGTCCGTCTCGCCGAGCTGACCGCCTCGGGTGACCTGGGCTGA
- a CDS encoding endo alpha-1,4 polygalactosaminidase has protein sequence MRRAPLALLPLLLLIGCTSTSTTSTPDDKPTPAPNPASPGGRWQPRPGVAWQWQLNGKLDTSVDVPVYDIDGFDQPESTVAALHAAHRRVICYISTGAYEDWRPDAAKFPKSVIGKGNGWDGESWLDIRQLDVLEPLMAARFDMCEAKGFDAVEPDNMDGYLNDTGFPLSSADQLAYNRLIAELAHDRGMSVGLKNDMDQIPQLIDDFDFAVNEQCAQYKECDTLTPFIDAGKAVFHVEYELSASEFCAESRKLKLSSLEKKYELGAWRKSC, from the coding sequence TTGAGACGCGCCCCCCTCGCCCTCCTCCCGTTGCTGCTGCTCATCGGCTGCACGAGTACATCGACCACATCGACGCCGGACGACAAGCCGACGCCGGCGCCGAACCCCGCCTCTCCCGGCGGGCGTTGGCAGCCCAGGCCCGGTGTCGCCTGGCAGTGGCAGCTCAACGGCAAGCTCGACACGTCCGTCGACGTCCCCGTCTACGACATCGATGGCTTCGACCAGCCCGAGTCCACGGTCGCCGCGCTGCACGCCGCGCACCGCAGGGTCATCTGCTACATATCCACCGGCGCGTACGAGGACTGGCGCCCGGACGCCGCGAAGTTCCCCAAGTCCGTCATCGGCAAAGGCAACGGCTGGGACGGCGAAAGTTGGCTCGACATCCGTCAACTCGACGTCCTCGAACCCCTGATGGCCGCCCGCTTCGACATGTGCGAGGCGAAGGGCTTCGACGCGGTCGAGCCCGACAATATGGACGGCTATCTCAACGACACCGGTTTCCCCCTGAGTTCGGCCGACCAACTCGCCTACAACCGCCTCATCGCCGAACTGGCCCACGACCGCGGCATGTCCGTCGGCCTGAAGAACGACATGGACCAAATCCCCCAGCTCATCGACGACTTCGACTTCGCGGTCAACGAACAGTGCGCCCAGTACAAGGAATGCGACACCCTCACCCCGTTCATCGACGCGGGCAAGGCGGTCTTCCACGTCGAGTACGAACTCTCGGCGTCCGAGTTCTGCGCGGAATCAAGGAAGTTGAAGCTCAGCTCGTTGGAGAAGAAGTACGAACTGGGGGCGTGGCGCAAGAGCTGCTGA
- a CDS encoding adenosylcobinamide-GDP ribazoletransferase, with amino-acid sequence MSASLPLHGLRFAFGTLTVVPVRVHRWDREAARGGMLAAPVVGVVVGVCAAALGVGLLALGTGAMLAAVASVAVPAALTRGLHLDGLADTADGLGSGKPAEDALRIMKQSDIGPFGVLTLVLVLLAQVAALYDTYGESWVRGAFAVVLSAVVARLALTFTARAGVPAARPEGLGAAVAGVVPGRWAWAVGGAVTLCAGAVGWWAGVVTAVPAVVLGVGAAELLLRRCRERFGGVTGDVFGGVAEVAAVVSLVVTAVG; translated from the coding sequence ATGTCCGCCAGTCTCCCCCTGCACGGTCTGCGCTTCGCCTTCGGCACGCTGACGGTCGTCCCCGTGCGCGTGCACCGGTGGGACCGGGAGGCCGCGCGGGGCGGGATGCTGGCCGCGCCGGTCGTGGGGGTGGTCGTGGGGGTGTGCGCGGCCGCGCTGGGGGTGGGGCTGCTCGCGCTGGGGACGGGGGCGATGCTGGCCGCCGTCGCCTCCGTCGCCGTTCCCGCCGCGCTCACCCGGGGGCTGCATCTGGACGGGCTCGCGGACACGGCGGACGGGCTGGGCAGCGGGAAGCCGGCGGAGGACGCGCTGCGGATCATGAAGCAGTCCGACATCGGGCCGTTCGGTGTGCTGACGCTGGTGCTGGTGCTGCTGGCCCAGGTGGCCGCGCTGTACGACACGTACGGGGAGTCCTGGGTGCGGGGCGCCTTCGCGGTCGTGCTGTCGGCGGTCGTGGCGCGGCTCGCGCTCACGTTCACCGCGCGCGCCGGCGTGCCGGCCGCCCGGCCGGAGGGGCTGGGGGCGGCCGTCGCGGGGGTCGTGCCGGGGCGGTGGGCCTGGGCGGTCGGGGGCGCGGTGACCCTGTGCGCGGGGGCGGTCGGCTGGTGGGCCGGGGTGGTCACGGCCGTGCCGGCCGTCGTGCTGGGGGTGGGGGCGGCGGAACTGCTGCTGCGGCGCTGCCGGGAGCGGTTCGGCGGAGTGACGGGGGATGTGTTCGGCGGGGTCGCGGAGGTGGCGGCGGTGGTGAGCCTGGTGGTGACGGCGGTGGGGTGA
- a CDS encoding phosphatidylglycerol lysyltransferase domain-containing protein — MGSVRVAVVVWYLRVVAFVNVLSGVWVSLGQGVRRHNQADFFTPYLLTAGFSSGVFAAFLAVMMRRRKRAAWILNLGLSGAFLVLFGVALLLPEIRRYPQNWVSFGVTAAFVGALVAGRREFYAKGDRANPRLAALVGGGGLLGASLLAGALVSLTDQGTSGFLQRWWYGTLRLVSVSEEGAGAGAAGVAPPVWVDVAVNGMSTALVLAVLYAAFRSRRTVDPLSPEDEERLRELLERHGERDSLGYFSLRREKSVVWSPTRKAAVAYRVVGGVCLASGDPLGDPEAWPGAIEPWLARARAHGWVPAVMGASEEAGTVYRRHGLDALELGDEAIVEVAEFTLEGRAMRTVRQAYNRVRRAGYSVRVRRHGEISADEMAGLLRRAEAWRDGATERGFSMALGRLGDPADGRCVVVECADADGVPRALLSFVPWGPSGLSLDLMRRDRDSDNGLMEFMVIELLRRGREIGITQVSLNFAMFRSVFERGARLGAGPVLRLWRSLLSFFSRWWQIESLYRANAKYRPVWEPRFLLFEKTADLPRIGLASARAEGFLETPGWSFGGRS, encoded by the coding sequence GCGGGTGGTCGCGTTCGTCAATGTCCTCAGCGGGGTGTGGGTTTCGCTGGGGCAGGGCGTGCGGCGGCACAATCAGGCGGATTTCTTCACGCCCTATCTGCTGACCGCCGGTTTCTCGTCCGGGGTTTTCGCCGCGTTTCTCGCCGTGATGATGAGACGGCGGAAAAGAGCCGCGTGGATTCTGAATCTCGGGCTCAGCGGGGCTTTTCTCGTGTTGTTCGGGGTGGCGTTGCTGCTGCCGGAGATCCGGCGGTATCCGCAGAACTGGGTCTCTTTCGGGGTGACCGCCGCCTTCGTGGGGGCGCTGGTCGCGGGGCGGCGTGAGTTCTACGCGAAGGGGGACCGGGCGAACCCCAGGCTGGCGGCGCTGGTCGGCGGGGGCGGGCTGCTGGGGGCGTCGTTGCTGGCCGGGGCCCTGGTGAGCCTCACCGACCAGGGGACGTCGGGGTTCCTCCAGCGGTGGTGGTACGGGACGCTGCGGCTCGTCTCCGTGTCCGAGGAGGGCGCCGGGGCGGGGGCCGCCGGGGTCGCGCCGCCGGTGTGGGTGGACGTCGCCGTCAACGGGATGAGTACGGCCCTGGTGCTCGCCGTGCTGTATGCGGCGTTCCGTTCCCGGCGGACCGTCGACCCGTTGTCCCCGGAGGACGAGGAAAGGCTCCGGGAACTGCTCGAACGACACGGTGAGCGGGATTCCCTCGGGTATTTCTCGCTGCGCCGGGAGAAAAGCGTGGTGTGGTCGCCGACGCGGAAAGCGGCCGTCGCCTATCGGGTCGTCGGCGGGGTGTGTCTCGCGTCCGGGGATCCGCTCGGGGATCCCGAGGCGTGGCCGGGGGCGATCGAGCCGTGGCTCGCGCGGGCGCGGGCGCACGGGTGGGTTCCGGCGGTCATGGGGGCGAGCGAGGAGGCGGGCACCGTCTACCGGCGGCACGGGCTCGACGCGCTGGAACTCGGCGACGAGGCGATCGTGGAGGTGGCCGAGTTCACGCTGGAGGGCAGGGCGATGCGGACGGTCCGGCAGGCGTACAACCGGGTGCGGCGGGCGGGGTACTCCGTGCGGGTCCGGCGGCACGGGGAGATCTCCGCCGACGAGATGGCCGGGCTCCTCAGGCGGGCCGAGGCGTGGCGGGACGGGGCCACCGAGCGAGGGTTCAGCATGGCGCTCGGGCGGCTGGGGGACCCCGCGGACGGGCGGTGCGTGGTCGTCGAGTGCGCCGACGCGGACGGTGTGCCGCGGGCCCTGCTGTCCTTCGTGCCCTGGGGTCCTTCCGGGCTCTCCCTCGACCTCATGCGGCGGGACCGCGACAGCGACAACGGGCTCATGGAGTTCATGGTCATCGAACTCCTGCGGCGCGGGCGGGAGATCGGGATCACGCAGGTCTCGCTCAACTTCGCGATGTTCCGGTCCGTCTTCGAACGCGGGGCCCGGCTCGGGGCCGGTCCCGTGCTGCGGCTGTGGCGGTCGCTGCTCAGCTTCTTCTCACGGTGGTGGCAGATCGAGTCCCTTTACCGCGCCAACGCGAAGTACCGGCCCGTCTGGGAGCCCCGGTTCCTGCTGTTCGAGAAGACCGCGGACCTGCCCCGGATCGGCTTGGCGTCGGCCCGCGCGGAGGGGTTCCTGGAGACACCGGGGTGGTCGTTCGGGGGGCGGTCGTGA